A genomic segment from Glycine soja cultivar W05 chromosome 18, ASM419377v2, whole genome shotgun sequence encodes:
- the LOC114395120 gene encoding uncharacterized protein LOC114395120, translating into MESESNKSKQKQKLEVYDILWESVVIYFRNLNFIIFTFLTSIPLFCIMVYFEIFLQELLVETSNIVNLPHESHDDSTVFTDYDFIDYRYSYRPDLIIDRFNKDYVLKLILTGFIYMVPLYVLEFVSAIVTIALASKLHSKEKKMTLKEMVQKPFDLSKLRGSFVTSVYVLFLTTTHQLGLLFIVLNYHVYLKDSSFYLLFAVICSAAFAKVLRMYLEWSAMWNMSLVMSVLEGIYGVDALAVSAYFSRGCHRRGLFLMLIFFAWGHLLRLSCYHIGGYEQGNAIFVQVGLYCMVNPLKWVACMIYAHDCKERKLEKKADEESGKDVKNGS; encoded by the coding sequence ATGGAGAGTGAAAGCAATAAGTCTAAGCAGAAGCAGAAGCTAGAAGTATATGATATCCTCTGGGAATCTGTTGTGATCTATTTCAGAAACCTCAACTTCATCATCTTCACCTTTCTCACTTCTATTCCTCTCTTTTGTATCATGGTTTACTTTGAAATTTTCCTCCAAGAACTCCTGGTTGAAACCTCAAATATTGTTAACCTGCCACATGAATCACATGATGACTCCACAGTCTTCACTGACTACGACTTCATCGACTATCGCTACAGCTACAGGCCAGATCTTATCATAGACAGATTCAACAAGGACTATGTCCTGAAGTTGATTCTAACTGGATTCATTTACATGGTGCCACTCTATGTCTTAGAGTTTGTGTCAGCAATTGTTACTATAGCTTTGGCTTCAAAGTTGCAttcaaaagagaagaaaatgactCTTAAGGAGATGGTTCAGAAACCCTTTGACCTATCAAAATTGAGAGGCTCATTTGTCACTTCTGTCTATGTTCTCTTCTTGACAACTACTCACCAGCTTGGATTACTGTTTATAGTTCTAAATTACCATGTTTACTTGAAGGACTCgagtttttacttgttgttcGCGGTAATTTGCAGCGCAGCATTCGCAAAGGTTTTAAGGATGTATTTGGAGTGGAGTGCTATGTGGAACATGAGTCTTGTGATGTCGGTGTTGGAGGGGATATATGGTGTTGATGCATTAGCAGTGTCGGCTTATTTCAGCAGAGGATGCCACAGGAGGGGGCTCTTTTTGATGCTGATTTTCTTTGCTTGGGGACATCTTTTGAGGCTTTCATGCTACCATATTGGAGGCTATGAGCAAGGAAATGCAATTTTTGTACAAGTTGGCTTGTACTGCATGGTAAATCCGCTGAAATGGGTGGCCTGCATGATCTATGCCCATGATTGCAAGGAGAGGAAGTTGGAAAAGAAAGCTGATGAGGAATCAGGCAAAGATGTTAAGAATGGTTCGTGA
- the LOC114397064 gene encoding serine/arginine-rich splicing factor RSZ21-like: protein MKILLAAQAECWVHNAISSKCKREALKRTHFSLVRHALLSLQVVWVARRPPGYAFIEFDDRRDALDAIQALDGKNGWRVELSHNSKGGGRGGRGRGGEDTKCYECGEPGHFARECRLRIGSRGLGSGRRRSPSPYRRRRSPSYGYDRRSYSPRGRRSPRRRSISLPRGRSYSRSPPYRPSRHDSPYANVM, encoded by the exons ATGAAAATATTGCTGGCTGCACAAGCAGAATGCTGGGTGCACAATGCAATCAGCTCAAAATGCAAGCGTGAAGCGTTGAAGC GAACTCACTTCTCTCTTGTTCGCCACGCACTCTTGTCTCTGCAAGT TGTCTGGGTTGCTCGTAGACCACCAGGATATGCATTTATTGAGTTTGATGATCGGAGGGATGCACTTGATGCAATTCAGGCCTTGGATG GAAAAAATGGTTGGCGTGTAGAGCTTTCTCATAATTCCAAGGGTGGTGGCCGAGGAGGGCGTGGGCGTGGAGGTGAAGACACAAAATGCTATGAATGTGGTGAACCTGGACACTTTGCTCGGGAGTGTCGATTGCGCATTGGATCACGTGGCCTTGGAAGTGGAAGGAGGCGAAGTCCAAGTCCTTATCGGCGTCGTAGAAGTCCAAGTTATGGGTATGATCGCAG GAGTTACAGCCCTCGTGGGAGAAGATCTCCAAGACGACGTAGCATATCGCTTCCCCGGGGTCGCAGCTATAGCAGGTCCCCTCCATATCGTCCTTCTCGCCATGATTCACCTTATGCCAATGT AATGTGA